A segment of the Chloroflexota bacterium genome:
TCGGTGCCGCCCGCACCGGCGTGAATCGAAAGGATCGCGCCGTTGCGATCATAGTCGCCGGAAAAGAGCATCTCAAATTCGAGCGCGGCAAGTTTGCTTTCGATCTCCGGCACTTCGCGCGCAACTTCGTCACCCATTTCCGGCTGATCCTCTTCGATGGCAAGTTCGATCAAGCCGAGCGCGTCGCGCGTTTTCGCTTCGAGTTCGCGCCACGTCGTCGTCTCTGCTTTCAGCGCGGTGAGATCGCGCATCTGCGTTTGCGCGGCGACGTTATCGTTCCAAAAATCCGGCTGCGCGGCTTTCTCTTCCAACTCGGCAGCGCGTTTTTCTTTTCCTGCAATGTCAAAGACGCTCCAAGAGTGTGCTGATGCGCGTGTTCAGTTCGGTGAGTTTAGCTTTCAAATCTTCCAACGTAACGCTCCCTTCAAAAACTCCACCCTAACTTGGAGAGAATTCCCCCTCCCCTTGACAAGGGGAGGGTCGGGGTGGGGTTGTCTTCTGCATGATTATCTGCGTGATATATTCCATCACATCGTCAATGCTATGATAAATCTGATTGTTCGTGACCCTGACAAAACAAATCCCAAATGATTCAATGAAAGATAGACGAACTCGATCGTTCTCCATTGCATTCGGATTGAAATGGCTATCGCCATCTACTTCGATTGCCAACTTGAGT
Coding sequences within it:
- a CDS encoding endonuclease domain-containing protein translates to MTKVYNRATEKELRQQLRRNMPKAEIVLWSRLRNRQVLGYKFRRQFSVGAYAIDFYCPELKLAIEVDGDSHFNPNAMENDRVRLSFIESFGICFVRVTNNQIYHSIDDVMEYITQIIMQKTTPPRPSPCQGEGEFSPS